A section of the Labrus mixtus chromosome 15, fLabMix1.1, whole genome shotgun sequence genome encodes:
- the irx7 gene encoding iroquois homeobox 7, whose translation MPASQTGFGNFFLERSINMPAGYQIPVLGCPPGVQQQQLAAMAAGVPLTYSGLQGYNFIPYPHHRHLTHMNNGFDLKAASPYHHALLARGGAFYSPYRPGAAEDPGRVAKVATRESTGALKAWLNEHLKNPYPTKGEKIMLAIITKMSLTQVSTWFANARRRLKKENRVSWASKGKSDEEEDDEEQEGESEDEDSSLQKCHLDDQEDDEEEAQAERADTQEQVGSAAAVEERLEMQQQQQPGSEHQDRNLALVKKVENSEHTPSVLESKDNIVNQKPKIWSLAETATSDTVKKPVDSIYHPAGKLWAEWASRNGLFVPTYAHTRELI comes from the exons ATGCCCGCTTCACAAACTGGATTTGGAAACTTCTTCTTGGAGAGGAGCATCAACATGCCGGCTGGATATCAGATCCCGGTGCTGGGCTGCCCGCCGggcgtgcagcagcagcagctggcgGCGATGGCTGCAGGAGTTCCTTTAACGTACTCAGGACTACAAGGATACAACTTTATCCCCTATCCACACCACAGGCACCTCACACACATG AATAACGGTTTCGACCTGAAGGCCGCATCTCCCTACCACCACGCGCTCCTGGCTCGTGGGGGAGCTTTCTACTCGCCGTACCGCCCGGGAGCAGCGGAGGATCCAGGGAGGGTCGCCAAGGTGGCCACCCGGGAGAGCACCGGGGCGCTTAAGGCCTGGCTGAACGAGCACCTGAAGAACCCGTATCCGACCAAGGGCGAGAAAATCATGCTCGCGATCATCACCAAGATGAGCCTGACGCAGGTCTCCACCTGGTTCGCCAACGCGAGGCGGCGCCTGAAGAAGGAGAACCGGGTCAGCTGGGCGTCCAAGGGGAAGTcggacgaggaggaggatgacgaggagcaggagggggagaGTGAGGATGAGGACAGCTCGCTGCAGAAATGTCACCTGGATGACCAGGAAGACGACGAAGAAGAAGCGCAAGCTGAGCGCGCAGACACGCAGGAGCAGGTGGGGAGCGCAGCAGCTGTGGAGGAGCGTTTggagatgcagcagcagcagcagccaggcaGCGAGCACCAGGACAGAAATCTCGCACTtgtcaagaaagttgaaaactCGGAACACACACCTTCCGTTTTGGAAAGTAAAGACAACATTGTGAACCAGAAACCAAAAATCTGGTCTTTGGCAGAAACCGCCACCTCGGACACTGTGAAGAAACCCGTGGACAGTATTTACCATCCGGCCGGGAAACTTTGGGCAGAGTGGGCTTCAAGGAACGGCCTGTTTGTCCCCACATACGCACACACTCGTGAACTCATCTGA